In Melanotaenia boesemani isolate fMelBoe1 chromosome 16, fMelBoe1.pri, whole genome shotgun sequence, the following proteins share a genomic window:
- the hint1 gene encoding histidine triad nucleotide-binding protein 1, which yields MADETAKAQVAKPSEDTIFGKIVRKEIPANLIYEDDQCVAFPDISPQAPTHILVVPKKPIVQLSQAEDSDAALLGHMMLVAKKCAQDAGLSKGYRIVINDGPDGGQSVYHIHIHVLGGRTMGWPPG from the exons ATGGCTGATGAAACAGCGAAGGCGCAGGTAGCGAAACCTAGCGAAGACACTATATTTGGAAAAATTGTACGCAAAGAGATTCCTGCTAACCTAATATACGAAGATGACCAG tgtgTTGCCTTCCCCGATATTTCTCCTCAAGCCCCCACACACATTCTAGTTGTCCCAAAAAAGCCCATTGTTCAGCTGTCACAAGCCGAGGATAGTGATGCTGCA TTGTTGGGCCACATGATGTTAGTCGCAAAGAAGTGTGCTCAAGATGCAGGTCTGTCTAAAGGTTACAGGATTGTCATCAATGATGGACCGGATGGTGGTCAGTCAGTCTACCACATCCACATCCACGTTCTGGGAGGACGCACTATGGGGTGGCCCCCTGGCTAA
- the lyrm7 gene encoding complex III assembly factor LYRM7 gives MGTRLKVLNVFKSLHRTRMAVFRDDERALTAARVKINEEFRKNKDETSEENIQKMIKMGSDVETVLRQAVLQMEHVEENKLLLRPRESLLLENVPYCDEPRKKT, from the exons ATGGGGACTCGTTTGAAG GTCCTAAACGTGTTCAAATCGCTGCACAGAACGAGGATGGCTGTGTTCAGGGATGATGAAAGGGCACTGACTG CTGCAAGAGTAAAGATCAATGAGGAGTTCCggaaaaacaaagatgagacATCAGAAGAAAACATTCAGAAG atGATTAAGATGGGCTCAGATGTGGAAACTGTTCTTCGACAGGCCGTTCTACAAATGGaacatgttgaagaaaacaAGCTCT TGCTTCGACCCAGAGAGAGCCTCCTGCTGGAAAATGTACCGTATTGTGATGAACCACGGAAAAAGACATGA
- the dync2li1 gene encoding cytoplasmic dynein 2 light intermediate chain 1 isoform X1, with translation MPKVRTTRSFCHLFASSDTLWELAAAEVQSRGGGDGEEDRGETVSKRSVFLMGSKAGGKTSILLRCLDRDEPPKPTLALEYTFGRRARGHNTPKDIAHLWELGGGTSLSDLVQIPITPLSIRSLSVILILDLSKPNALWGTMEKLLQAARAQLDKVFSQAQQAQKSKHSAKHQTPVPPAARVLPKDYPDKELISPFPVPLLIIGSKYDLFQELDSDKKKVVSKTLRFIAHYYAASLIFTSIKSESLVSKTKSFFSHLAFGLDKGKTVSCDPNKPLIIPAGSDSFSQIGSPPTVDVDITSLHAKNPKDLWKKVFERVFPHESTSDQRELKDPAKDPQYSEPQIDAMRVQKDQELDQYKKNAAKSWKGLELDT, from the exons ATGCCGAAAGTAAG AACGACGCGaagtttttgtcatttattcgCCAGCTCAGACACACTGTGGGAGCTGGCTGCGGCGGAGGTCCAGAGTCGGGGCGGCGGAGATGGGGAGGAGGACCGGGGAGAGACAGTCAGCAAGCGAAGCGTGTTTCTGATGGGGAGCAAGGCTGGG gGTAAAACATCTATTCTGCTGAGATGTCTTGACAG GGATGAACCACCAAAGCCAACTCTTGCACTTGAATACACTTTTGGCAGACGAGCCCGGGGACACAACACA CCCAAAGATATAGCCCACCTGTGGGAGCTGGGAGGAGGGACTTCTCTGTCAGACCTGGTTCAGATACCCATTACTCCTCTCAGCATCAG GTCTCTTTCTGTCATACTCATTCTGGACCTGTCTAAACCCAACGCTCTGTGGGGGACcatggagaagctgctgcaggctgCACGAGCTCAGTTGGATAAAGTCTTCTCCCAGGCACagcaagcacagaagtccaaacACAGTGCAAAACACCAGACGCCAGTCCCCCCTGCAGCGCGTGTCTTACCCAAAGACTACCCT GACAAAGAACTGATCAGTCCGTTTCCTGTTCCTCTGCTCATCATTGGCAGCAAATATGACCTCTTTCAG GAATTAGACTCTGACAAGAAGAAAGTGGTTAGTAAAACATTGCGTTTTATTGCCCACTACTACGCAGCCTCTCTCATT TTTACTAGCATCAAATCTGAGAGCCTTGTGTCAAAAACCAAGAGCTTCTTCTCACATCTGGCATTTGGTTTAGACAAAGG GAAAACGGTGTCCTGTGATCCCAACAAGCCTCTCATCATCCCAGCAGGCTCAGACTCTTTCAGCCAAATAG GCTCTCCTCCTACTGTTGATGTGGATATAACTTCTTTGCATGCAAAAAACCCAAAGGACCTCTGGAAGAAAGTGTTTGAACGAGTCTTTCCCCATGAG AGTACCAGTGACCAGAGAGAACTAAAGGATCCAGCCAAAGACCCACAGTACAGTGAGCCTCAGATTGATGCCATGAGAGTCCAAAAAGATCAA gAGTTGGATCAGTATAAAAAGAATGCCGCCAAGTCATGGAAAGGGCTGGAGCTGGACACATGA
- the dync2li1 gene encoding cytoplasmic dynein 2 light intermediate chain 1 isoform X2: MPKVSSDTLWELAAAEVQSRGGGDGEEDRGETVSKRSVFLMGSKAGGKTSILLRCLDRDEPPKPTLALEYTFGRRARGHNTPKDIAHLWELGGGTSLSDLVQIPITPLSIRSLSVILILDLSKPNALWGTMEKLLQAARAQLDKVFSQAQQAQKSKHSAKHQTPVPPAARVLPKDYPDKELISPFPVPLLIIGSKYDLFQELDSDKKKVVSKTLRFIAHYYAASLIFTSIKSESLVSKTKSFFSHLAFGLDKGKTVSCDPNKPLIIPAGSDSFSQIGSPPTVDVDITSLHAKNPKDLWKKVFERVFPHESTSDQRELKDPAKDPQYSEPQIDAMRVQKDQELDQYKKNAAKSWKGLELDT; encoded by the exons ATGCCGAAAGTAAG CTCAGACACACTGTGGGAGCTGGCTGCGGCGGAGGTCCAGAGTCGGGGCGGCGGAGATGGGGAGGAGGACCGGGGAGAGACAGTCAGCAAGCGAAGCGTGTTTCTGATGGGGAGCAAGGCTGGG gGTAAAACATCTATTCTGCTGAGATGTCTTGACAG GGATGAACCACCAAAGCCAACTCTTGCACTTGAATACACTTTTGGCAGACGAGCCCGGGGACACAACACA CCCAAAGATATAGCCCACCTGTGGGAGCTGGGAGGAGGGACTTCTCTGTCAGACCTGGTTCAGATACCCATTACTCCTCTCAGCATCAG GTCTCTTTCTGTCATACTCATTCTGGACCTGTCTAAACCCAACGCTCTGTGGGGGACcatggagaagctgctgcaggctgCACGAGCTCAGTTGGATAAAGTCTTCTCCCAGGCACagcaagcacagaagtccaaacACAGTGCAAAACACCAGACGCCAGTCCCCCCTGCAGCGCGTGTCTTACCCAAAGACTACCCT GACAAAGAACTGATCAGTCCGTTTCCTGTTCCTCTGCTCATCATTGGCAGCAAATATGACCTCTTTCAG GAATTAGACTCTGACAAGAAGAAAGTGGTTAGTAAAACATTGCGTTTTATTGCCCACTACTACGCAGCCTCTCTCATT TTTACTAGCATCAAATCTGAGAGCCTTGTGTCAAAAACCAAGAGCTTCTTCTCACATCTGGCATTTGGTTTAGACAAAGG GAAAACGGTGTCCTGTGATCCCAACAAGCCTCTCATCATCCCAGCAGGCTCAGACTCTTTCAGCCAAATAG GCTCTCCTCCTACTGTTGATGTGGATATAACTTCTTTGCATGCAAAAAACCCAAAGGACCTCTGGAAGAAAGTGTTTGAACGAGTCTTTCCCCATGAG AGTACCAGTGACCAGAGAGAACTAAAGGATCCAGCCAAAGACCCACAGTACAGTGAGCCTCAGATTGATGCCATGAGAGTCCAAAAAGATCAA gAGTTGGATCAGTATAAAAAGAATGCCGCCAAGTCATGGAAAGGGCTGGAGCTGGACACATGA